A stretch of DNA from Candidatus Bathyarchaeota archaeon:
AAAGCCGGCAAGAAAGCCCACAAATTCCAAGTTTGGGATATTCAAAGTTCATGTTTTGCATTTTTCTGCAATAGATGTGTTTGTTTGATTACCGTTTAAACATTAAGCGAACAAATCAAAAAACGCCGATGAACAAAATTTAAATCTTCAAAAAAAATTTAAGCTTGATATTACATATTATATTTTGTGAGCTCTCAAAGTATTCGCGCATATGTTCTAGTTGAACTTATTGCAGGAAAAGAAAAAGAATTCTGTGAAGAAATCCTACAAAAGGGACTTATTTTAGACTCCAAGATAGAACGCACAGACTTTGTCCATGGCACATACGATTTCATCTGCTTACTTCACGGCGACATGAAAGACATTGACCGTAGAATTATCGAACTGCGAAATTCTCGGTACATACGAAAAACAGAAACTCTGATCTGTTTTGAAATGTTCACATGGGACCAACTAAAAGACGAAGTAGATAAAGAAAAAACAATAAAATGCGTTGGATAAAAAACTAGCCCAAAACGTTTACAGTTTACTGATCCGCAATGAAAGAAATCTTCACATCAACAGGGTATTCCATAGTTTTTGCATTTGCGTCTTTTGCAGTTCAATGTTTTACTTCTATACAGTTAATGTTCTTGATTGTCTTTGGTGCTTCAGTAACAACGTTTTGAGTCGCTTCACTTCAACCAACCGGAGTACTACCATCCATTCAAATTCTTTTACAATATGATCGGTTCACATCCCAATTAACCTAGGCGTATTTTGTGAGCTCCAATTTTTTTGGCAAAAAAATGGAAACTGTAATCCTAAATTTGTAGAAAAACAAAAATCCCCGAGTTGAGTCTAAGCCCTCGGTGCATGTTAGACCCGTCATGGACATCGTTTTATTCGTGCGTTTGTCGTCAGTCTTTTTGAAGGACGCACTCGATGCCTATGCGCATTGCACTTTAGGTATTGTTCAGCCCTTTAGAAGCAAAGTCTTTGTCGCATACCAATCTTCAGCCGTTTCGAGTAGTATGCTCAATTGCTTCAATGCAATACCAGAGCATGCTCCCCAACTCGGGGATATTATATTATAAAGATATAGCTGAGTATATACTTTATCGCAGAGTTAGACATCATGAAAATCAAATTGTAAAATTTTTTTTAACATATTCATGTCAATAAAAATATAGGTTGTTTGGCTTAACAATGAATAAACAATGGGAAGTAAAGAATACTTGTTTATAAAACCATAGATTGAGTTTGTTTTAGCAGATTCTTGGAATAGGGTCTCCAACGGGTGGAGCTAAGATTCGTTTTCCTCCCACTACGGTTTCTAGTACTACTTCAGTAAAGTCACAGGTTGCCTCACCGATTATCTGGGCGTTCTTGCCTTCTTTGGTTTGTCTCAGAACTGACAAAACTTCTTCAGCTATTTGCGGAACAACACCAATTAGCACTTTGCCTTCATTACCAATTTCTAGGGCGTCTAACCCAAGCATTTCACACGCAGCCCTGACATCACCCCGAATAGGGATTTTTGACTCGTGCACCATCAAACCCACGTTGGATTTTTGGCTCCATTCATTCAACGAGTTAGATAAACCCCCACGGGTTGGATCTTTCATTGCAACAATTCCTCCAACTTCAAGAATTTTTTGTACTGTCTTGTTCAAAGGTGCAACATCCGAGACAATATTGCTTCCAAAGTTGTAGCCTTCTTGTGCAGACAAAACAGTTATTCCATGGTCGCCTACTGTGCCAGAAACTATTAGTTTGTCACCATCTTGCAAATTGGAATCCAACAACCAACGGTGCTTGAAATTTCGATGTTTTTTTACTTCACTAATGTTGTATTCTAATGCTTCGCTTCTTTTTCCGATTCCTGACGTGTTGATTAGGCATCCGCCAAACCCGCTTTTTTCGATGACTTTAGTGTCACCAGTAACAACGTAAACTCCGGCTTCTTCACAGGCTTGTTTCATGCTCTGTAAGATTTTATCTAGGTCGCTGATAGGAAGTCCTTCTTCAAGGATCATTCCGCAAGTAAGAGCGACGGGTTGGGCTCCTATCATTGAAATATCATTTACTGTTCCCGCTATGGAAAGACGTCCGATGTCACCACCGGGAAAAAACAGGGGTTTTACTGCGTGGGAATCAGATTTTAAAACTATGTTATCAATTACTGCGGAGTCGTCTAAGGCTTCTAGGGGAATTTCGGCGTGGCTTCCCCCAAGGTATTTGACCACATGATTTTTTATCAGAGCAGCCATGACGGTTCCGCCTGCGCCATGGGCCATAGTTATGCGTTCCATGAACTGTTCCTCAACAAAGACTGAGAACAGACGTTTTTAAACACTACCAAAAATGCTAACCAACAGTGACAAGGTTTATAACCACTCACGGAACCTAATTTTCAACCAAAAGGATGAAATCGCCTTTTAAAATAGATAAACATGTTTCGGGTGGGTAGAAAAACGCCCATAAAGTTGCTCAAAAAAGAAGAAGACAACAAACTCATTATAGAGAGGATTTTGCACACCAAAAACTACAGTTTAACTTTGGATAAAAACAAATGCAAAGGCTGCGGCATCTGTGAACAGATTTGTCCCCGAGAAGCAATCGAAACAATAAAGCCTAAAAAGAAAGAGGATGAAAAAGTAAAACAGCCAAGAATTAGCATTAACAAAGAAAAGTGTAATTTCTGTGGAATGTGTGACGCCATTTGTCTTTTTGGAGCATTAAAAGTTGAAATTAATGGCGAACATGCCCGTCCGGTTGTTGAAAGTGAAAGTTTTCCTGAGCTTACAAGAAACATCGAAATCGACCAAAACAGATGCAACATAAAATGTAAAGAACTTGAGCAGGTTTGTCCATTAGATTTAATCAAGGTAACTGGTAAGACTGCAGACGGAAAAGAAGTTTCGGATTTGAGTAAAGTTTCAGACAAACAAAATCTTAAAGTAACTCTGGAAATCGATAAAGATTCTTGTCCTTGTTGTAGGTTATGTGAAACAGAAGTGGAAAACAGCGTTGTTCATGTAGAAAAAATAATAAAAGGAAACCTAAAAATCAATCAAGAAAAGTGTCCAGATGGCTGCAGTGATTGTGTGGATGTTTGTCCGATTCTAGGAGTTTTGGTTTTGTCTGACGATGGAAAAGTTCAGTTTAACGAGCAAAATTGTGTTTATTGTGGAGTTTGCAAAATGGTTTGCCCCAAGGAAGGGGCGTTGACTCTTGAGCGGACTCAGATTCAGCATACTCCAGTTCATTCTGGAGCCTGGAATACTGCATTGGAAAAGCTGGCGTCCATAAAGGCTGTAACAAAGGAGTTGCAAACAAAAAGTACAAAACGTCGAAAACAGTCTGTTGAGAACAGGTTCCCCCAGGAGGAAAAATAGTTGCCTGAAGAACCCAGAATTGGTGTGTTTGTCTGTCATTGTGGTTTGAACATTGCTGGCGTAATTGACGTAAAAGAGTTAACAGAATATGCCAAGACCTTGCCTAATGTTATTGTAGCTACAGACAACCGTTACACTTGTGCCGACCCGGGGCAAGAGGAAATACGGAAAGCCATCAAAGAACACAACCTAAACCGGGTTGTTGTTGCAGCGTGTTCTCCTCGTATGCATGAACCAACTTTTCGGCGAACAGTTTCTGATGCGGGTTTGAATCCTTACTTGTTTGAAATGGCAAACATTCGTGAATTTGCTTCTTGGTGCCACGGAAGCACCCCAAAAGAGGCAACCGAAAAAGCTAAAGAAATTGTGAAAATGGCCGTTGCCAAGGCAAAATTGCTTGAAGATCTTAAAACAATGGAAGTTCCTGTCACAAACAGGGCACTAATAATTGGCGGGGGTATTGCTGGAATTTGTTCTGCTCTAGATCTTGCGGACATGGGTTACAAAGTTTATCTGTTAGAAAAAACCGAAAGCATCGGCGGCCATATGGCTGCGTTGGATAAAACTTTTCCAACGTTGGATTGTTCCATTTGTATTGAAGGTCCAAAGATGGTTGACGTTTATCGTCATCCGAACATTGAGATTGTTTCTTTTGCAGACCTTGTCAGCGTGGAAGGGTTTGTCGGCAACTTTAAGGTTAAAATAAAAAAGAAGCCCAGATACGTTGTTGCTAAAGACTGCACCGGCTGTGGTGAATGCAGGGACGTTTGTCCAATTGAGATTCCAAATGAATGGGATGAAAGTTTGGGGGTTCGTAAGGCCATTTCGGTTCCGTTTGATCAGGCAGTGCCTTTGGTTTACACGATTAACAGGGACTATTGTATTGAGTGCTACAAGTGCGTAGACGCGTGTGGTGCCCGTGAAGCAATTAATTTTGACCAAAAAGAAGAAGAAATTGAACTAGAAGTGGGAACAATAATTGTCTCAACAGGTTTTGATGTATACAAGCCATACCAAGACACCCAGTATGGCTACAGCAGATTCGACAACGTCATTACAGGCATGGAGTTTGAGCGCCTAATTTTGGCTGCAGGTCCTACAAGCGGTAAAGTTATTCGAGCATCTGATGGAAAAAAACCTAATTCAGTGTCATTTATTCAATGTGTAGGCTCTAGAGACATCAACAGATACGAATACTGTTCAGGCTTTTGTTGCATGTATGCAATAAAAAATGCAGTGCTTTTGAAAGAAAAGTACCATAACGAAGTGGATGTTAACATCTTCTATCTGGACATGCGCACTAACTTTAAAGGTTACGAACAATTCTACCGTAGAGCCCGGGAGCTGGGAGTAAATTTTATTCAAGGACGAGTAGCCCAAATAGAAGAAATTCCTGAAACAAAAAATCTTTTAATTCGTGCCGAAGACAGCATGCTCGGGGAACCCATAGAAATCGAATCTGAAATGGTGGTCTTGAGCACTGCTGCTATTCCAAGCAAAGGAACAGAAGAAGTCGCCCGAATCTTGAGCATAACACGAGGCACAGACGGTTTTTTCATGGAAAGCCACCCCAAACTAAAACCATTAGACACACCGGTTGATGGCATATTTTTAGCTGGAGCCTGCCAAGGACCAAAAGACATCCCATACAGTGTCGCTCAAGGAAGTGGAGCAGCAGCCAGGGCAGCTACGATCCTTTCTCAGGACACATGGAAGGTAGAGCCAATAATCGCTGAAGTTGATTCAGACATTTGTATCAAGTGTGGAATCTGTGCTACTGTGTGTCCGTACAGTGCAATAGTTGGAGAAAAAGGCAAAGTTGCTGAAGTTACAGCTGCAATGTGTCATGGTTGCGGAACCTGTGTTGCAGAATGTCCTGTTGATGCGATTACACAAAAGCATTTCACTGATGATCAGATAAAAGCTCAGATAGACGCAGCGTTAGAAAAGAATCCTGAAGGAAAGATACTTGGATTTTTGTGCAACTGGTGCAGTTATGCCGGAGCTGACCTTGCAGGAACAAGCCGCTTTGAGTATCCACCATATATGCGTGCTATTCGTGTGATGTGTGCCGGCAGGGTAGACAAGGATTTTGTTTTAGAAGCATTCAGGCAAGGAGCTGCAATGGTTATGATTGGGGCATGTCACTTACCGTTTGATTGTCACTACATTTCAGGTAACGTTCAGATGACTAAACGTATGGAAGCTCTTTCCAAAGTTTTACAAAAAATGGGAATGAGCAAAGAACGCCTCAGAGTAGAATACATTTCAGCCGCAGAAGGAGTAAAATTTGCACAAGTCATGAAAGAAATGACTGAACAGATAGAAGGTTTAGGTCCAGAAAAAATAATAGCTGAAAACGAAAAAATGCGTCCCAGACTAGAAAAGATGCTTTCAAAAAAGAATAATCAGTAACCCGCATATTTGAGAAAAAGGTTAACACTCAGTTCAAGAAGACAATTAATTTGACTGCCAAACAGTTGTAATGAACAACTTTTTTTTACACAAACAAATAGCTAAAGTTAAAGCCAAAAACAGAGGCACAAGAATCCATGAAAGAAACTCTGGAATTGCAGTAGTTCCAGTTATTTTAATAGTTGTTACATTGTGACTATAAGTGAAGTTCAGCAATGTGTTTTTTGTGTCCATGTTTATTGTTGGGGTTACCAAATCATCGTTTACTAAAACACTCCAACTGTTTTCTTCAGCATCCAAAAGGTCTTTAGGAATTGTTACTCGGCAAAAACCTGCAGTTCCAGTTTCACATTCAACTTTAAAGTTTATTTTGCCATCAGGGATGAAGGAAAAATCTGAAACTGATGAATTGCTAATTACACTAACAGTGTACGGTGTTCCTTCCCATAGTCCGGCATCAAACACTTTAACAGGGGAAATAAGCGGGTAATTGTCTTGGTTGTCGTCATCAATAAAATATGACTGTTCGCCAATACCGAACCCGTCAGTGCCATTTACTGCATAATCACTCCAGTAGTTACCTTCGATGCCATTGTCCCATTGATTAACTGAAACGATTCTACCTGGTTGGTCTCTGCCCAAATCCCAAACTCTTTGCCCTTGAATATTGTTGTGATAAATCTGGTTATTGCTGAAATTGTAAAAATAGAAACTTGCTGATTTGCTTTCGATTGTGTTTTCAGTAATTAAATTATGTGAGGAATGAGAGGAGTGGAATCCATTTGAAAAATTATAGATATAATTTCCAATAAAGGTGTTAAACGATGAAAAAAGGCTCACTCCATAACTTCCTCGGTCAGTTGTAAAGTTGTTGCTGACTATTTTGTTGTAACATGATGCACCTCTGATGTCTATTCCAGGTCCACCAATTGTAACATTGTTTGAACTCAAAAGATTATAAGAAGAATCAATAAGGGATATTCCATGCAAGCCTCTGTCGTCAAATATTTGATTATTTATGATGCAGTTGTTGTTCGAGGACTCTAAATAGAACGGTTTTTCTCCTCCGTTATTTTGATTGAAGCGAAAGTTTGTCACATTATTGTCAACAATAGTATTGTTATCAGAATTGACAAGCATAATGCTCAGTAGTTGATTGTAAGT
This window harbors:
- the hypE gene encoding hydrogenase expression/formation protein HypE, with protein sequence MERITMAHGAGGTVMAALIKNHVVKYLGGSHAEIPLEALDDSAVIDNIVLKSDSHAVKPLFFPGGDIGRLSIAGTVNDISMIGAQPVALTCGMILEEGLPISDLDKILQSMKQACEEAGVYVVTGDTKVIEKSGFGGCLINTSGIGKRSEALEYNISEVKKHRNFKHRWLLDSNLQDGDKLIVSGTVGDHGITVLSAQEGYNFGSNIVSDVAPLNKTVQKILEVGGIVAMKDPTRGGLSNSLNEWSQKSNVGLMVHESKIPIRGDVRAACEMLGLDALEIGNEGKVLIGVVPQIAEEVLSVLRQTKEGKNAQIIGEATCDFTEVVLETVVGGKRILAPPVGDPIPRIC
- a CDS encoding hydrogenase iron-sulfur subunit, with product MPEEPRIGVFVCHCGLNIAGVIDVKELTEYAKTLPNVIVATDNRYTCADPGQEEIRKAIKEHNLNRVVVAACSPRMHEPTFRRTVSDAGLNPYLFEMANIREFASWCHGSTPKEATEKAKEIVKMAVAKAKLLEDLKTMEVPVTNRALIIGGGIAGICSALDLADMGYKVYLLEKTESIGGHMAALDKTFPTLDCSICIEGPKMVDVYRHPNIEIVSFADLVSVEGFVGNFKVKIKKKPRYVVAKDCTGCGECRDVCPIEIPNEWDESLGVRKAISVPFDQAVPLVYTINRDYCIECYKCVDACGAREAINFDQKEEEIELEVGTIIVSTGFDVYKPYQDTQYGYSRFDNVITGMEFERLILAAGPTSGKVIRASDGKKPNSVSFIQCVGSRDINRYEYCSGFCCMYAIKNAVLLKEKYHNEVDVNIFYLDMRTNFKGYEQFYRRARELGVNFIQGRVAQIEEIPETKNLLIRAEDSMLGEPIEIESEMVVLSTAAIPSKGTEEVARILSITRGTDGFFMESHPKLKPLDTPVDGIFLAGACQGPKDIPYSVAQGSGAAARAATILSQDTWKVEPIIAEVDSDICIKCGICATVCPYSAIVGEKGKVAEVTAAMCHGCGTCVAECPVDAITQKHFTDDQIKAQIDAALEKNPEGKILGFLCNWCSYAGADLAGTSRFEYPPYMRAIRVMCAGRVDKDFVLEAFRQGAAMVMIGACHLPFDCHYISGNVQMTKRMEALSKVLQKMGMSKERLRVEYISAAEGVKFAQVMKEMTEQIEGLGPEKIIAENEKMRPRLEKMLSKKNNQ
- a CDS encoding right-handed parallel beta-helix repeat-containing protein, giving the protein MCFVLCFVLVSGPVVRIVNARPSTLVVPDVYSTIQNAIDNADDGDIVYVKSGEYLEYLVVDKSVSLVGENKETTIVYRRDQAYPDVYPTILVRADNVNITGFTIRNNVSAPSLIPSGAVNSHSAVHLLNVKDCNLVGNIIIDSGYGVWLFDASENKVSGNLIMNCAHGILVDKSLNNTIVENTISGSSNGILLSSSGCNTLRKNSILNSSHNFGVTGSELSHFMNDVDASNTINNSEIYYLVNKKNLIIDPVTFPDLAALILVNCTDIKVQNLNITNNYCGLHLFNVTSCTIAQNIFSNNNGGIWLQFVSDCVISENNVVANADWGIRVENSQDILITGNNSTYNQLLSIMLVNSDNNTIVDNNVTNFRFNQNNGGEKPFYLESSNNNCIINNQIFDDRGLHGISLIDSSYNLLSSNNVTIGGPGIDIRGASCYNKIVSNNFTTDRGSYGVSLFSSFNTFIGNYIYNFSNGFHSSHSSHNLITENTIESKSASFYFYNFSNNQIYHNNIQGQRVWDLGRDQPGRIVSVNQWDNGIEGNYWSDYAVNGTDGFGIGEQSYFIDDDNQDNYPLISPVKVFDAGLWEGTPYTVSVISNSSVSDFSFIPDGKINFKVECETGTAGFCRVTIPKDLLDAEENSWSVLVNDDLVTPTINMDTKNTLLNFTYSHNVTTIKITGTTAIPEFLSWILVPLFLALTLAICLCKKKLFITTVWQSN
- a CDS encoding 4Fe-4S dicluster domain-containing protein, whose product is MGRKTPIKLLKKEEDNKLIIERILHTKNYSLTLDKNKCKGCGICEQICPREAIETIKPKKKEDEKVKQPRISINKEKCNFCGMCDAICLFGALKVEINGEHARPVVESESFPELTRNIEIDQNRCNIKCKELEQVCPLDLIKVTGKTADGKEVSDLSKVSDKQNLKVTLEIDKDSCPCCRLCETEVENSVVHVEKIIKGNLKINQEKCPDGCSDCVDVCPILGVLVLSDDGKVQFNEQNCVYCGVCKMVCPKEGALTLERTQIQHTPVHSGAWNTALEKLASIKAVTKELQTKSTKRRKQSVENRFPQEEK